One segment of Pogoniulus pusillus isolate bPogPus1 chromosome 26, bPogPus1.pri, whole genome shotgun sequence DNA contains the following:
- the C26H3orf33 gene encoding protein C3orf33 homolog isoform X1 has translation MAERRSGAAEGLARLAEWADAHLSLLRSLSAGMAVAGVLVLARSVRMASAACRSPGPAPLLPPELLAAHPSNAETEEGSWHQQAAARAAGKTAKFTSALDIPAEFVTRNVKLRGRLHRITERGLEVEHIPISIPLLTSIQRRWQSKGLLLVRLAGVELAPSGMAWLQQELKPKQMIWFQLLGREELALECLVLVNKGRFLSVCLNEEILRQGLGRTVPIEGLPHDSQLYWKLHRRLLRAELKALKKHKGIWQEEKSYFERIREQISSNKVVQTLKGFVGWLRSSVRR, from the exons ATGGCGGAGCGGCGGAGCGGCGCGGCCGAGGGCCTGGCCCGGCTGGCCGAGTGGGCGGACGCGCACCTCAGCCTGCTGCGG AGCCTGAGCGCCGGGATGGCGGTGGCCGGGGTGCTGGTGCTGGCCCGCAGCGTCCGCATG GCCTCTGCCGCTTGCCGCAGCCCTGGCCCCGCTCCGCTGCTGCCGCCCGAGCTGCTCGCCGCGCATCCAAGTAACGCCGAAACAGAGGAGGGCTCCTGGCACCAGCAGGCTGcggccagagcagcaggcaag ACAGCAAAGTTCACAAGTGCTCTGGATATACCTGCGGAGTTTGTCACAAGGAATGTGAAGCTGAGGGGGAGATTGCATCGCATCACGGAGAGAGGCCTGGAGGTTGAACACATTCCCATCAGCAtccctctcctcacctccatacAGAGGAGAT GGCAATCCAAAGGTCTTCTGCTGGTGAGGCTTGCTGGAGTGGAGTTGGCTCCCAGTGGCATGGCCTGGTTACAGCAGGAGCTGAAACCCAAACAGATGATCTGGTTCCAGCTTCTGGGAAgggaggagctggcactggagTGCCTTGTATTAGTAAATAAG GGCAGGTTCCTCAGCGTGTGCTTAAATGAAGAGATCCTGAGGCAAGGGCTTGGCAGGACAGTGCCTATTGAAGGGCTGCCTCACGACTCCCAGCTCTACTGGAAGCTTCACAGAAGGCTCCTTCGAGCAGAGTTGAAGGCCTTGAAGAAACATAAAGGAATATGGCAAGAAGAAAAAAGCTACTTTGAAAGAATTCGAGAGCAGATCAGCAGCAATAAAGTGGTGCAGACCCTGAAAGGGTTTGTGGGCTGGCTCAGAAGCTCAGTGAGAAGGTGA
- the C26H3orf33 gene encoding protein C3orf33 homolog isoform X2, whose amino-acid sequence MAERRSGAAEGLARLAEWADAHLSLLRSLSAGMAVAGVLVLARSVRMTAKFTSALDIPAEFVTRNVKLRGRLHRITERGLEVEHIPISIPLLTSIQRRWQSKGLLLVRLAGVELAPSGMAWLQQELKPKQMIWFQLLGREELALECLVLVNKGRFLSVCLNEEILRQGLGRTVPIEGLPHDSQLYWKLHRRLLRAELKALKKHKGIWQEEKSYFERIREQISSNKVVQTLKGFVGWLRSSVRR is encoded by the exons ATGGCGGAGCGGCGGAGCGGCGCGGCCGAGGGCCTGGCCCGGCTGGCCGAGTGGGCGGACGCGCACCTCAGCCTGCTGCGG AGCCTGAGCGCCGGGATGGCGGTGGCCGGGGTGCTGGTGCTGGCCCGCAGCGTCCGCATG ACAGCAAAGTTCACAAGTGCTCTGGATATACCTGCGGAGTTTGTCACAAGGAATGTGAAGCTGAGGGGGAGATTGCATCGCATCACGGAGAGAGGCCTGGAGGTTGAACACATTCCCATCAGCAtccctctcctcacctccatacAGAGGAGAT GGCAATCCAAAGGTCTTCTGCTGGTGAGGCTTGCTGGAGTGGAGTTGGCTCCCAGTGGCATGGCCTGGTTACAGCAGGAGCTGAAACCCAAACAGATGATCTGGTTCCAGCTTCTGGGAAgggaggagctggcactggagTGCCTTGTATTAGTAAATAAG GGCAGGTTCCTCAGCGTGTGCTTAAATGAAGAGATCCTGAGGCAAGGGCTTGGCAGGACAGTGCCTATTGAAGGGCTGCCTCACGACTCCCAGCTCTACTGGAAGCTTCACAGAAGGCTCCTTCGAGCAGAGTTGAAGGCCTTGAAGAAACATAAAGGAATATGGCAAGAAGAAAAAAGCTACTTTGAAAGAATTCGAGAGCAGATCAGCAGCAATAAAGTGGTGCAGACCCTGAAAGGGTTTGTGGGCTGGCTCAGAAGCTCAGTGAGAAGGTGA